The sequence GTTTTCAACAAGCCCTGCGAGAACGGCCTGACAGAGCTTTTGGCAAGCGAGCATATGGATTTCAGGAAATACACCAAAGACACGGGTGTCGCCAACCTCGATTTTATATCCTGCGGGGCCATTGCTTTGAATCCGGCGGAGCTTTTGGGGTCAAAGAAACTGGGGTTGTTGATCGAAGAACTCTTGAAACATTATGACAGGATCATTTTTGACGCGCCGCCTGTCCTGGCGGCGACAGATGCGGTCGTCCTTTCCACAAAGGTCGACGCCGTCATCCTCGTCTGCAAAGCCGGCCTGACGCACAGGCAGGCTGCCATCAGGTCCGCGAAGCTCATTCATTCCGTGCATGCCAGGGTCCTCGGCAGCGTCCTGAACATGGCGAAGCTTGAGGATTCCAAAGAATACGCGTATTACAATTACTACCTGCAGAATGCTCAGAAGGTATAGCGATGCTTTGTTTATCGCATTATTGATCTTCCTGCCTTTGGCGCTGGGCTCGGTGCATGCCTGGTCCATCACGCTGTTCTCGATCGTCGCCGTCATCTTATTCAACTCTGCGGTCTTCCAGCCGGATTTCAGTCTTAAAAAACTTTTCACGTTTCCCGTCGTGTTGATGAGCATTGTCTTTGCGGGATACGTGATCTTTCAACTTGTCCCTCTGCCGCCGGTCATCCTTAAAATACTCTCTTTTCATACGTATAAATTCTACTCGGAATATTCCCTCACATATCCATGGATGAATTCCTGGCGCTCCATCAGCGTCTATCCGTGGTTGACGATATCGGAGTTCATCAAGATCATCGTCTGCGGGCTTATATTATTGTTCATTCTTTTCAGGGTATTACAGGGCGACGGCCGCAAGATTGGCGACCTGGAACATAATACACTCGTCTATTTGAAACTCGGCTGCCTGACAGGAGTCCTGGCGATCCTCCTGCACAGTCTGGTCGATTTTAACCTGCACATTACAGCCAACGCGCTTTATTTTACGGTCTTATTAGGGTTGGCAGTTGCGATGGGTAGAGAGGAGGGGGTTGATTTTGTTTTTATACAAAAGACAGTTAATGCTATTGTCTATATCGGTTTTGCCATTGCCTTGTTCGGTATTGCGCATAAATTAAGCGGCAGTCCAAAGATCTATTGGCTGATAGAAAAAGACGGCTCTCATTTTGGGCCTTATGTCAATTACGACCATTATGCCGGGTTCATGGGGATGTGCGCGAGCCTGGCTTTGGCGTCTTTTATGGCCAAGGTGCGGTATTCGTCGTTTTTCAGGACCACGGGCATAAAGGACAAGCTGATGTGGTTTTCTTCTCAGGAAGCCAGCAGCGCCATGCGCCAGTTCTTCTGCGTGACGGTGATGATCGGCTCTATCTTTTATTCATCCAGCCGTGGAGGGATCTTGAGCTTCATGATGGCGGCATCCGCCTTTTATTTCCTGATCATTATCCGCACCAGAAAAAGCCGACGGGGAAGACTGCTTTTCTTTTTTGTCCTGGTGATGCTTTTAAGCGGTATCGTTATCTTCTGGATCGGCCCTGATGAGACATTTGAGAGATTCCACGAATTAAACAGCGTCGCCCGTTCTGTTATCCGCGAATCTTCGGTTTTGAGCGAGATGAGGCCTGAAATGTGGCAGGATACCAAGAATATCGTCAGGGATTTTCCTGTAACCGGCACGGGTTTCGGGACGTTCCAGAGCATCTTTCCCAAATACCGCACCCATGAATGGGGAGGAAAATCTTTGCTCTATGCGCATTGTGATTATCTTCAGCTTGTGTCTGAAACAGGCATTGTGGGCATATTTTTTATCGCGGCGTTTTGGATATATTTTGTCCGATTGTTTGCGTCGGCCCTGCGTAAATTAAGGTAGGCTTATGAAAACAAGGATCGTTATATTTGTTTTAAGCGCGCTCTATTGCGGCTATCTCGTTGTGCTTTTTGCGGCAAGCCATTATAGCTCCAGCGCCCTTAATCCGCTGAATGCCGAATATTATTTTAAGGCCGGCCTCTATGAAAAAGCCATAGAGACTGAACCCTCCAATGCCGTATATCATATGGGTTATGCCCTTGATCTTGCCAAAAAGAACTCTGCGCCCGATTATTTTACTGTCCAGCTTGTTCTCTCCCAGCTCAAACAGGCCGTTGAGCTTAGGCCTTTCAGCAAGGCATATCAAGAGGTCTATGCGAGTTACGCCCCTCTGTTGACACAATCTTTAGCACAGCAGACTTATTAAAATATTTTAATATCATGCCCTTGATGATTGGGAAAGATGTGTTATACTTTAACGTCTTGTCTTTAATTGTGATAAACCATGTTAAACAGCATGTATCCCGTTAGAGAACGAGTTCTCTAACGGGATGAACCCCCACAACAAATGGACAAAAAACTGCTATTGACTAAAGAAGCTGCGAATATCCTGCGAGTCAGCGAAGAGTATTTGCGTTCCCTGATAAGGGACAAGAGGATCGTCGCTTATAAAGAGGGCCGCCGCGGCGGCTATCGCATCCCTGCGCAGGAAATAGACAGGTATATTCGCCGGCGCTATAAAGGTCTATAAAAAAGCACTGTTAGATTTTTGCTTGTGTATAGCTAGGATTCATCTGGAGCGAAGCGAACGATGTTGACGTATGGGGTAGGTGACCAGATTGGGTGGTAGCTAAGGAAACCAAAAGTCAAAATGACCTCTTTGAAAAAAAACTTTTCTTGGACTCTAGTCGGCAATGCGATCTATGCAGGTTGTCAATGGGGGATGTTGGTTGTTCTTGCTAAGCTCGGTAGTCCGCAAGTCGTAGGGCAATTTGCCCTGGCTTCCGCGATCATTACGCCTGTGATTATGATTACGAATATGCAATTGCGTGGAGTCCAGGCGACTGATGCAAAAAAAGAATATTTTTTTTCTGATTATATG comes from Patescibacteria group bacterium and encodes:
- a CDS encoding O-antigen ligase family protein, with product MFIALLIFLPLALGSVHAWSITLFSIVAVILFNSAVFQPDFSLKKLFTFPVVLMSIVFAGYVIFQLVPLPPVILKILSFHTYKFYSEYSLTYPWMNSWRSISVYPWLTISEFIKIIVCGLILLFILFRVLQGDGRKIGDLEHNTLVYLKLGCLTGVLAILLHSLVDFNLHITANALYFTVLLGLAVAMGREEGVDFVFIQKTVNAIVYIGFAIALFGIAHKLSGSPKIYWLIEKDGSHFGPYVNYDHYAGFMGMCASLALASFMAKVRYSSFFRTTGIKDKLMWFSSQEASSAMRQFFCVTVMIGSIFYSSSRGGILSFMMAASAFYFLIIIRTRKSRRGRLLFFFVLVMLLSGIVIFWIGPDETFERFHELNSVARSVIRESSVLSEMRPEMWQDTKNIVRDFPVTGTGFGTFQSIFPKYRTHEWGGKSLLYAHCDYLQLVSETGIVGIFFIAAFWIYFVRLFASALRKLR
- a CDS encoding helix-turn-helix domain-containing protein, producing MDKKLLLTKEAANILRVSEEYLRSLIRDKRIVAYKEGRRGGYRIPAQEIDRYIRRRYKGL